The Deltaproteobacteria bacterium genome includes the window CGTTTCGGTGCGGCGTTCATCTTGTAAAAACAGGCGATAAAACCTTCGAGGTTATTCAAAGATGTGGAGATCCAGTCTCAAAAGAAACGGTGGGCTACACGTTAACTACAACCGGGAAGAGGAGAGAATTAGAAATTAAGGAGTGGATATACGGACCCACGAATGGGTACTACTATTATCTTACATTTCATGGGACCACACTCGTAAACATCGAGTCTCGGCGGGAATAACGGCAGTCGGGGCTCTCAGGACATCCATGAGATTATAAGTTTCGCCACAGCCCGGCACCACATGAGGCCAAAAAATCACGTCGTGATGTCTATGACCTTTAAAGAATTGTGATGATGAACAAGGTGTGCCGTGATTGAGGTTTTCCGAATAGCAGTGTTGATATAAGGTTGTTTCACAAGGAAGACGGACAGCCATGGGAGGATGTCACATCTTCAC containing:
- a CDS encoding DUF2845 domain-containing protein, coding for MKKSIILVGLFFSLLVITLIPTDVFAFRCGVHLVKTGDKTFEVIQRCGDPVSKETVGYTLTTTGKRRELEIKEWIYGPTNGYYYYLTFHGTTLVNIESRRE